A region of the Nocardia asteroides genome:
CGCTACCGTGGTGCGAACCTCGCACAGCGGCGCGAACGGGTGGACACCGGGCCCGACGCCGCTCACGGGGAGCGCGCGCACGTTGAGAATGGCGCGACCGGGCCATTCGGGGCTGGTGTCGGCCCAGGTGCGGATGCTCGTCCAGCACAGACCGCCGCGGGCCAGCGTGGGCACCTGCGGGAATTCCACGGTCGCCGCCTCGGCTCGCGCACCGGATCCGACCACTAGAGCCACCGCCGATCCGACCAGAAGCATTGCGGCGCGGGCGATGTTCGGCTGCCTCATGGCAGCGATCCTAAAGCCGCGGGCGCCGGTTCGCCGGGAGTGCGGGCCCGCTGCGCGCGGCGTGCGCGAACTCACAGTTAGTGCGTCTGCAACGATGGGGTCCATGCGCATCGCGGATCATGTCGTGGATCTCATCGGCAACACGCCGCTGGTCCGGTTGAACTCGGTCGTAGGACCGAACGCGGGGCTGGTCGCGGCCAAGATCGAATATCTGAACCCGGGCGGCAGTTCCAAGGACCGGATCGCGGTGAAGATGATCGACGCCGCCGAGCAGTCCGGGAAGCTGCGGCCCGGCGGCACCATCGTGGAGCCCACCTCCGGCAACACCGGCGTCGGCCTCGCCCTAGTCGCACAGCAGCGCGGCTACAAGTGCGTGTTCGTCTGCCCCGACAAGGTCAGCGAGGACAAGCGCAACGTGCTGCGCGCCTACGGCGCCGAGGTCGTGGTCTGCCCGACCGCTGTGCCGCCGGACCACCCGAACAGTTACTACAGCGTCTCCGACCGCTTGGTCCAGGAGATCGACGGCGCCTGGAAGCCCGATCAGTACTCCAACCCCGGTGGTCCGGCCAGCCACTACGAGACCACCGGCCCGGAGATCTGGCGCGACACCGACGGCAAGGTCACCCACTTCGTGGCGGGTGTCGGCACCGGCGGCACCATCACCGGCACCGGCCGCTACCTCGAGGAGGTCTCCGGCGGGAAGGTCCAGATCATCGGTGCCGACCCGGAGGGGTCGGTGTACTCCGGCGGCACCGGGCGGCCGTACCTGGTCGAGGGCGTCGGCGAGGACTTCTGGCCCTCCGCCTACGACCCCGCCGTGCCGGACGAGATCATCGCGGTCTCCGACGCGGATTCTTTCGACATGACGCGCAGGCTCGCCCGCGAGGAGGGCCTGCTGGTGGGTGGCTCCTGCGGCATGGCGGTCGTCGCGGCCGTCGAGGTGGCGCGCCGCGACCCGGACGCGGTGGTGGTGGTGCTGCTTCCCGACGGCGGCCGCGGCTACCTGTCGAAGATCTTCAACGACGAGTGGATGAGTTCCTACGGCTTCCTGCGCGAACGAATGGACGGCACAGCCGAACCACTCGTGGGTGACGTATTGCGCGGCAAGTCCGGCGCGCTGCCCGATCTGGTGCACACCCACCCGTCGGAGACGCTGCGCGACGCGATCGAGATCCTGCGCGAGTACGGCGTGTCCCAGATGCCCGTGGTCGGCGCCGAGCCGCCGGTCATGGCGGGCGAGGTCGCGGGCAGCGTGTCCGAACGCGATCTGCTGTCGGCGGTCTTCGAGGGCCGGGCCCACCTGACCGATTCGGTGGCCCAGCACATGAGCCCGTCGTTCCCGCTGATCGGTTCGGGCGAACCCATCTCCGCCGCGACCAAGGCGCTCTCGGACACCGACGCGCTCATGGTCGTCGAAGACGGCAAGCCCGTCGGCGTGATCACCCGCCACGATCTGCTCGGCTTCCTCAGCACGGGCACCCTGGGGAAGTAGGCGGCCCGCGCTACGCCGGTCTCCTGCCGCGCCCTGCCGCCCGCACGCCGCCGGTGATCAGATCGGTCCATTCGTCGGCCAGCAGAGCCAGCCGGTACCAGGCGGCGTGCACCCGGTCGTCGGACACCTTTTCGGCGGTGTGCAGCAGGTGGCTGGCGTGCACGTGGGCGGCGGCCATGCGGTCGACCGTGGCGCCGACGGATTCGGCGCGCAGATGATCCGTCGAGCGTTTGCCCGGCAGCTGGGCGATCACCCACGCGTCGATGGTGGCCACCAGTTCGGCTCGGCGGCAATCGATCCCGGCGGCGGCAAGTGGATCGCAGTGGCGCCTGCGGTGCAGCGCCGCGAGGGCCCGCGCCCAGCCGACCAGCGGGTGGTCTTCTTCCGGATCGCTCGGGTGACCGCCGAAGGCGGCGACCAACTCACGCTGATCCGGCAGCTTCCGGGAGACGCCGTGCGAGCGCCGCGGCAGATGGTCACGCACGAACATGGCAGGCTCCCAGTGCATCCGGAACCGACCACAGTGCGCTACGGTCGATCGACAATGTGTGCATCTTCGCACCTCCGATGGTGTGGCGGTGGAGGCATCGCCCCAATGCCCGGATCCACTGATATCCTCCGCGTTCCCCTTGGCCTGACGGTGACACCCACATGGCACCCAAATGACAAGAGGTAACAATCCTTTACCCGTCCCTGCCTCGGCTCCTGTGAGGTCCGCTTCCCGCGACTCGGCTCGTTCTCATCCGCTTTCCCATTGTGCGAGAACGTTGTTCGGCAGTCTGTCAGCCGCCGGGACGGCGCCGTCCACCGACGCGGGGGACGGTCGCCGATTCGCACCGGCCGCGATCATCGCTGGTGACCAGGCAGGTAACCAGCCCTTTTCGAACGGCATGCCGGTGGCGAGCGACAGTGCCGCGAGCACCTCGGCGGCGCGGATCGACGACACGCACCGACAGTCGTGCCCGTGCCGGGCTATGCAGTCCCAATGCCATTCTCGGGCAGCATAATCCGAGAGGCCTGTGCCGCCCGGCGGGATCGAGCGGAGGTCGGGTTCACGCAGAACCGGCGCGTGGCATCCGGTAGCGCGAATCGACGTCATCCTTGTCGAAAAAATACTTCGGCAACTTATCCGCAATTACATGTATGGGCTGACTGTCAACGGTATAAACGGTCAGGACGCACTGGCAGCAAACAGTCATGTCATCGACGGATAGCGAAGGAAGGTAATGCACACCTCCAGTTCGGCTATCGATTATCAGCAGGGGTTGTCCGACGCGTGGAGTTCGGTGGCGTCGTTCGTGCCCGAACTCGCCGCGTTCCTCGTCATCCTGCTCATCGGCTGGCTGGTCGCGAAAGCGATCGCCGCGATCATCGCGAAAGTGCTGGAGCGGAGCGGATTCCACCGTCTCGCCGAGCGGGGCGGGATCCGCCGGTTACTGTCGCGCAGTCGCTACGACGCCGGTGATGCGCTGGCCGAACTGGCGTACTACGCCGTCCTGTTGATCGCGCTGCAACTCGGCTTCGGAGTCTTCGGCCCGAACCCGGTGAGCGACACGATCGACGGCGTCATCGCCTGGCTGCCCAAGGCGGGCGTGGCGATCGTCGTCCTGGTGATCGCGGGCGCGGTCGCCCACGCGGCGCGCGACATGGTCGGCGGCCTGCTCGGTGGCCTGTCCTACGGCGCGACGGTCGGCCGGATCGCGGCGGTGTTCGTGTGGGGGATCGGCATCGTGGCGGCGCTGGACCAGATCGGCGTGGCCACCCCTGTCACGCTGCCGATCCTCGTCACGGTGCTCGCCACCATCGGCGGCATCCTCGTGGTGGGCGTCGGCGGCGGCATGATCCGCCCGATGCAGCAGCGGTGGGAGAACTGGCTCGGCCGCTTGGAGGAGGAGATGCCCGCGGTCCGGGGACACGCCGCCGCCTACCGGCTCGGCGAGGACGCCGCTCGGGAGCAGCTGTGGATGGATCAGCAAGCGGCCAGGGGGCAACATTGGGAAGACCAGCACGGCCACGATGCGGAATGGCAGTGGGACCGCGCGGAGGGCGGGTTGTGGCAGGGTGATCCGGCACACCGATGGGAGCAGCAGGGTGCGCGGGCGCACGGGCGGCACTGGGGCGAGAAAGGATCCGGTCCCGGCGGCCGGTATTCGCAGCCGCACGAGTTCATGGACTACCCCGACGAGAACGATTTCCGCTAGGGCGGTAATTGCTCAGTTGTCCGCCGGGTCGCGCCTGCCCTGTGTTTTCGTCCGCACCTCACGCGCGACTCGGAAACTTTCGGCGTGAACCTCGTCAGCGGAATGCGTTCGCGTCGGTCAGAGCTCGGCCGAGCACCAACTGGTGCACCTCAGCGGTGCCCTCGTAGGTGAGCACGGACTCCAGATTGTTCGCATGGCGAAGCACCGGGTAGTCGAGCGTGATGCCGTTGGCGCCGAGGATGGTGCGGCACTCGCGGGCGATGGCGATGGCCTCGCGCGTGCTGTTCAGCTTGCCCGCGCTCACCTGCTCCGGTGTGACGACGCCGCGGTCCTTCAGTCGCCCGATGTGCAGCGCGAGCAGCTGACCTTTGCCGAACTCCAGCGCCATGTCGGCCAGCTTGGCCTGGGTCAGCTGGTAGGCGGCCAACGGCTTGTCGAACACCTCACGGGTCCTGGCGTACTCGATGGTGGACGCCAGACAATCGCGCGCCGCGCCGAGGGCGCCGAAGACGATGCCGAAACGCGCCTCGCTCAGGCACCCCAGCGGCGAGGCCAGTCCGCGCGATCCCGGCAGCACCGCGTCGGCGGGCAGGCGGACATCGTCGAAGTCCAGTTCCGCGGTGACCGACGCGCGCAGCGACAGTTTGCGGTGCATCTCCCGCGCCGTGAACCCGGGCGTGCCCGCGGGCACCAGGAACCCGCGGATCACCTGCTTGCCCTCGTCCTCGGTCTGAGCCCAGACCACCGCGACGTCGCTCACCGAGCCGTTGGTGATCCACATCTTCGAACCGTTCAGCACCCAGTCGCCGCCGTCACGCTTCGCCCGTGTGCGCATGCCGCCCGGGTTCGAGCCGAAGTCGGGTTCGGTGAGCCCGAAGCAGCCGAGCGCGCGGCCCGCGGCAAGCTCCGGCAGCCACTGCTGCTTCTGCTCCTCGGAGCCGTATTTGTGGATCGCGGTCATCGCCAGCGAACCCTGCACCGAGACCATGCTGCGGACGCCGGAGTCGACCGCCTCCAGTTCCTGGCACGCCAAGCCGTACGTGGTCGCCGACATTCCCGCGCAACCGTATCCGTCCAGGTGCATGCCGAGCAGCCCCAGCGCGCCCAGTTC
Encoded here:
- a CDS encoding cystathionine beta-synthase translates to MRIADHVVDLIGNTPLVRLNSVVGPNAGLVAAKIEYLNPGGSSKDRIAVKMIDAAEQSGKLRPGGTIVEPTSGNTGVGLALVAQQRGYKCVFVCPDKVSEDKRNVLRAYGAEVVVCPTAVPPDHPNSYYSVSDRLVQEIDGAWKPDQYSNPGGPASHYETTGPEIWRDTDGKVTHFVAGVGTGGTITGTGRYLEEVSGGKVQIIGADPEGSVYSGGTGRPYLVEGVGEDFWPSAYDPAVPDEIIAVSDADSFDMTRRLAREEGLLVGGSCGMAVVAAVEVARRDPDAVVVVLLPDGGRGYLSKIFNDEWMSSYGFLRERMDGTAEPLVGDVLRGKSGALPDLVHTHPSETLRDAIEILREYGVSQMPVVGAEPPVMAGEVAGSVSERDLLSAVFEGRAHLTDSVAQHMSPSFPLIGSGEPISAATKALSDTDALMVVEDGKPVGVITRHDLLGFLSTGTLGK
- a CDS encoding DUF4254 domain-containing protein; translated protein: MFVRDHLPRRSHGVSRKLPDQRELVAAFGGHPSDPEEDHPLVGWARALAALHRRRHCDPLAAAGIDCRRAELVATIDAWVIAQLPGKRSTDHLRAESVGATVDRMAAAHVHASHLLHTAEKVSDDRVHAAWYRLALLADEWTDLITGGVRAAGRGRRPA
- a CDS encoding acyl-CoA dehydrogenase family protein, yielding MVTVEELFATDALLSEDEREIRDTVASFAAQRLRPHIAEWFEAGTFPAREIAPELGALGLLGMHLDGYGCAGMSATTYGLACQELEAVDSGVRSMVSVQGSLAMTAIHKYGSEEQKQQWLPELAAGRALGCFGLTEPDFGSNPGGMRTRAKRDGGDWVLNGSKMWITNGSVSDVAVVWAQTEDEGKQVIRGFLVPAGTPGFTAREMHRKLSLRASVTAELDFDDVRLPADAVLPGSRGLASPLGCLSEARFGIVFGALGAARDCLASTIEYARTREVFDKPLAAYQLTQAKLADMALEFGKGQLLALHIGRLKDRGVVTPEQVSAGKLNSTREAIAIARECRTILGANGITLDYPVLRHANNLESVLTYEGTAEVHQLVLGRALTDANAFR